A genomic segment from Pristiophorus japonicus isolate sPriJap1 chromosome 16, sPriJap1.hap1, whole genome shotgun sequence encodes:
- the LOC139226745 gene encoding Fc receptor-like protein 5 isoform X1, with protein sequence MKIYFHLLFLFALAQYATCQELADPLSNPTIQGPESVNLSDTETISCMSSNGTHFIVYSLYRGKTLVQSKNVSAHNPANFSVSFHSESDAGEYKCKAEDRDVAQAKYSVSINIIVLAPVLGVMVISTPDPPVLKVRSKLTLRCFVKQGSNVIYKWFFDQQEIRLSSPSVKINQSNLVIDNVSLSDTGGYHCEASNTINRQIFRITSNSTEVTVKVPVSNPEISANIAHMNKTKVMTIISCLSHEGTLPIIYTLYRDKSFVTNYTAQSRREAQLILPLAYTEILNTFKCKAENGFVSKYSSGLVIDVSVTLTSNPDTPIVGHQLSLNCSIKYKSKEPYIWHIVHPGKNSTMVTSENQLIARAIIPGKYYCSVNGQTSNWIDVLPGQDSNFQPVTVAVSIVATILIILAVGLICYCITSKVRRNFPL encoded by the exons ACCCATTATCAAATCCAACTATCCAAGGTCCGGAAAGTGTGAATTTAAGTGACACGGAAACTATTTCCTGCATGTCATCGAATGGAACACATTTCATAGTGTACAGTTTATACCGAGGGAAAACACTTGTCCAATCAAAGAACGTGTCAGCACATAATCCAGCTAACTTTTCAGTATCATTTCACAGTGAGAGTGATGCAGGGGAGTATAAATGCAAAGCTGAAGATCGTGACGTCGCCCAAGCAAAATACAGTGTCAGCATCAACATTATCGTACTAG CTCCAGTATTGGGAGTTATGGTCATTTCAACACCTGACCCACCTGTCCTAAAAGTACGCAGTAAACTGACACTGAGATGCTTTGTAAAACAAGGTTCTAATGTGATCTACAAATGGTTCTTTGATCAGCAGGAAATAAGGTTGTCATCTCCTTCAGTCAAAATAAACCAATCCAATCTGGTTATTGATAACGTGAGTCTCAGTGATACTGGTGGCTATCATTGTGAAGCAAGCAACACAATCAATAGGCAAATATTCAGGATTACCAGCAATTCCACAGAAGTGACTGTTAAAG TTCCGGTGTCCAATCCTGAGATTTCTGCAAACATTGCCCATATGAATAAAACTAAGGTGATGACAATTATCTCCTGTTTATCACATGAAGGAACCTTGCCAATAATATACACATTGTATAGAGACAAGAGTTTTGTGACAAACTACACCGCACAGAGTCGGAGAGAAGCTCAATTGATTTTGCCGCTAGCTTACACTGAAATACTGAACACTTTCAAATGCAAAGCTGAGAATGGATTTGTATCAAAATACAGCAGTGGACTGGTTATAG ATGTGTCTGTTACGTTGACCTCAAATCCAGACACCCCTATTGTGGGCCACCAACTCTCACTTAATTGCAGTATAAAATATAAATCTAAAGAACCCTACATCTGGCACATTGTGCACCCAGGAAAGAATTCGACCATGGTCACAAGCGAGAACCAATTAATTGCTCGTGCAATAATTCCTGGAAAGTATTACTGCTCTGTAAATGGACAGACTAGCAACTGGATTGACGTACTACCAGGTCAAG ATTCCAATTTCCAACCTGTGACAGTTGCTGTCAGTATAGTAGCCACTATACTGATCATTTTGGCTGTTGGATTGATTTGTTATTGCATTACAAGTAAAG tcCGCAGAAACTTTCCACTTTAA
- the LOC139226745 gene encoding Fc receptor-like protein 5 isoform X3: protein MSSNGTHFIVYSLYRGKTLVQSKNVSAHNPANFSVSFHSESDAGEYKCKAEDRDVAQAKYSVSINIIVLAPVLGVMVISTPDPPVLKVRSKLTLRCFVKQGSNVIYKWFFDQQEIRLSSPSVKINQSNLVIDNVSLSDTGGYHCEASNTINRQIFRITSNSTEVTVKVPVSNPEISANIAHMNKTKVMTIISCLSHEGTLPIIYTLYRDKSFVTNYTAQSRREAQLILPLAYTEILNTFKCKAENGFVSKYSSGLVIDVSVTLTSNPDTPIVGHQLSLNCSIKYKSKEPYIWHIVHPGKNSTMVTSENQLIARAIIPGKYYCSVNGQTSNWIDVLPGQDSNFQPVTVAVSIVATILIILAVGLICYCITSKVRRNFPL, encoded by the exons ATGTCATCGAATGGAACACATTTCATAGTGTACAGTTTATACCGAGGGAAAACACTTGTCCAATCAAAGAACGTGTCAGCACATAATCCAGCTAACTTTTCAGTATCATTTCACAGTGAGAGTGATGCAGGGGAGTATAAATGCAAAGCTGAAGATCGTGACGTCGCCCAAGCAAAATACAGTGTCAGCATCAACATTATCGTACTAG CTCCAGTATTGGGAGTTATGGTCATTTCAACACCTGACCCACCTGTCCTAAAAGTACGCAGTAAACTGACACTGAGATGCTTTGTAAAACAAGGTTCTAATGTGATCTACAAATGGTTCTTTGATCAGCAGGAAATAAGGTTGTCATCTCCTTCAGTCAAAATAAACCAATCCAATCTGGTTATTGATAACGTGAGTCTCAGTGATACTGGTGGCTATCATTGTGAAGCAAGCAACACAATCAATAGGCAAATATTCAGGATTACCAGCAATTCCACAGAAGTGACTGTTAAAG TTCCGGTGTCCAATCCTGAGATTTCTGCAAACATTGCCCATATGAATAAAACTAAGGTGATGACAATTATCTCCTGTTTATCACATGAAGGAACCTTGCCAATAATATACACATTGTATAGAGACAAGAGTTTTGTGACAAACTACACCGCACAGAGTCGGAGAGAAGCTCAATTGATTTTGCCGCTAGCTTACACTGAAATACTGAACACTTTCAAATGCAAAGCTGAGAATGGATTTGTATCAAAATACAGCAGTGGACTGGTTATAG ATGTGTCTGTTACGTTGACCTCAAATCCAGACACCCCTATTGTGGGCCACCAACTCTCACTTAATTGCAGTATAAAATATAAATCTAAAGAACCCTACATCTGGCACATTGTGCACCCAGGAAAGAATTCGACCATGGTCACAAGCGAGAACCAATTAATTGCTCGTGCAATAATTCCTGGAAAGTATTACTGCTCTGTAAATGGACAGACTAGCAACTGGATTGACGTACTACCAGGTCAAG ATTCCAATTTCCAACCTGTGACAGTTGCTGTCAGTATAGTAGCCACTATACTGATCATTTTGGCTGTTGGATTGATTTGTTATTGCATTACAAGTAAAG tcCGCAGAAACTTTCCACTTTAA
- the LOC139226745 gene encoding Fc receptor-like protein 3 isoform X2 — protein sequence MKIYFHLLFLFALAQYATCQELADPLSNPTIQGPESVNLSDTETISCMSSNGTHFIVYSLYRGKTLVQSKNVSAHNPANFSVSFHSESDAGEYKCKAEDRDVAQAKYSVSINIIVLAPVLGVMVISTPDPPVLKVRSKLTLRCFVKQGSNVIYKWFFDQQEIRLSSPSVKINQSNLVIDNVSLSDTGGYHCEASNTINRQIFRITSNSTEVTVKGTLPIIYTLYRDKSFVTNYTAQSRREAQLILPLAYTEILNTFKCKAENGFVSKYSSGLVIDVSVTLTSNPDTPIVGHQLSLNCSIKYKSKEPYIWHIVHPGKNSTMVTSENQLIARAIIPGKYYCSVNGQTSNWIDVLPGQDSNFQPVTVAVSIVATILIILAVGLICYCITSKVRRNFPL from the exons ACCCATTATCAAATCCAACTATCCAAGGTCCGGAAAGTGTGAATTTAAGTGACACGGAAACTATTTCCTGCATGTCATCGAATGGAACACATTTCATAGTGTACAGTTTATACCGAGGGAAAACACTTGTCCAATCAAAGAACGTGTCAGCACATAATCCAGCTAACTTTTCAGTATCATTTCACAGTGAGAGTGATGCAGGGGAGTATAAATGCAAAGCTGAAGATCGTGACGTCGCCCAAGCAAAATACAGTGTCAGCATCAACATTATCGTACTAG CTCCAGTATTGGGAGTTATGGTCATTTCAACACCTGACCCACCTGTCCTAAAAGTACGCAGTAAACTGACACTGAGATGCTTTGTAAAACAAGGTTCTAATGTGATCTACAAATGGTTCTTTGATCAGCAGGAAATAAGGTTGTCATCTCCTTCAGTCAAAATAAACCAATCCAATCTGGTTATTGATAACGTGAGTCTCAGTGATACTGGTGGCTATCATTGTGAAGCAAGCAACACAATCAATAGGCAAATATTCAGGATTACCAGCAATTCCACAGAAGTGACTGTTAAAG GAACCTTGCCAATAATATACACATTGTATAGAGACAAGAGTTTTGTGACAAACTACACCGCACAGAGTCGGAGAGAAGCTCAATTGATTTTGCCGCTAGCTTACACTGAAATACTGAACACTTTCAAATGCAAAGCTGAGAATGGATTTGTATCAAAATACAGCAGTGGACTGGTTATAG ATGTGTCTGTTACGTTGACCTCAAATCCAGACACCCCTATTGTGGGCCACCAACTCTCACTTAATTGCAGTATAAAATATAAATCTAAAGAACCCTACATCTGGCACATTGTGCACCCAGGAAAGAATTCGACCATGGTCACAAGCGAGAACCAATTAATTGCTCGTGCAATAATTCCTGGAAAGTATTACTGCTCTGTAAATGGACAGACTAGCAACTGGATTGACGTACTACCAGGTCAAG ATTCCAATTTCCAACCTGTGACAGTTGCTGTCAGTATAGTAGCCACTATACTGATCATTTTGGCTGTTGGATTGATTTGTTATTGCATTACAAGTAAAG tcCGCAGAAACTTTCCACTTTAA